In Methylovirgula sp., a single genomic region encodes these proteins:
- a CDS encoding alpha/beta hydrolase, with translation MRRSLILVFAAALALFAPARSSADDITPLGIGLEDIDYPYPVHFLDLTIEGQRLRMAYMDVSAAHPNGQSLVLLHGKNFDGEYWAQAIRVLTDHGYRVIVPDQIGFGKSSKPDIDYHFDLLAANTKALLDHLGIAHATIVGHSFGGMLAVYFARDYPQTTTRLVLENPIGLEDYRSAIEPPTLDSLFNAEMAQTAASYRTFMHAFFVGWPPEAEHSVDVFARVLHSGEYPRWAKASALTSQMIFNEPIRQEYPLLKMPVLLVIGQGDRSVFFRRYAKPQEIATLGHWPELGRKAAKDIPNAQLVEIQGSGHVPHLEQADEFNAALIKFLGARY, from the coding sequence ATGCGACGCAGCCTGATTTTGGTGTTTGCCGCGGCGCTCGCGCTTTTTGCGCCGGCACGTTCCAGCGCTGACGATATCACGCCGCTCGGCATCGGCCTTGAAGACATCGACTATCCCTACCCCGTCCATTTTCTCGATCTAACGATTGAGGGCCAACGCCTGCGTATGGCCTATATGGACGTGTCAGCCGCGCACCCGAATGGCCAATCGCTCGTGCTCTTGCACGGCAAGAATTTCGACGGCGAATATTGGGCGCAAGCGATCCGCGTGCTCACCGATCACGGCTATCGCGTCATCGTCCCGGACCAGATCGGGTTCGGCAAATCCTCGAAGCCGGATATCGATTATCATTTCGATCTACTGGCCGCGAACACGAAGGCCCTGCTCGATCATCTCGGCATCGCCCACGCCACGATCGTCGGTCATTCGTTCGGCGGCATGCTCGCGGTCTATTTCGCCCGCGATTATCCGCAGACCACCACGCGGCTCGTGCTCGAAAACCCGATCGGCCTTGAAGATTATCGCAGCGCCATTGAGCCGCCGACACTCGACTCGCTGTTCAACGCCGAAATGGCGCAAACGGCCGCGTCCTATCGTACCTTCATGCATGCCTTCTTCGTCGGCTGGCCTCCGGAGGCGGAGCACAGCGTCGATGTGTTCGCCCGCGTTCTGCACAGCGGCGAATATCCGCGCTGGGCAAAGGCATCGGCGCTCACGTCGCAGATGATCTTTAACGAGCCGATAAGACAGGAATATCCGCTTCTGAAAATGCCGGTCCTGCTTGTCATCGGCCAAGGTGATCGCTCGGTCTTCTTCCGCCGCTATGCCAAGCCGCAGGAGATCGCGACTCTCGGCCATTGGCCAGAACTCGGACGCAAAGCGGCAAAAGACATCCCCAACGCGCAGCTCGTGGAAATCCAGGGCTCCGGCCATGTGCCGCATCTCGAACAGGCCGACGAATTCAATGCGGCTTTGATAAAGTTTCTCGGCGCGAGATATTAA